One segment of Fimbriiglobus ruber DNA contains the following:
- the moaD gene encoding molybdopterin converting factor subunit 1, with protein sequence MRLPVLLFAKLRDIAGADRVDVELPAGATVANLRRALTTSYPDLASLLERCAIAVNHDFAVDDTVLGDRDEIAVIPPVSGG encoded by the coding sequence ATGCGCCTGCCTGTGCTCCTCTTCGCCAAACTGCGAGACATCGCCGGGGCGGACCGGGTCGATGTCGAACTGCCTGCCGGCGCGACGGTCGCGAACCTGCGCCGCGCCCTGACCACCTCGTACCCCGACCTCGCAAGCCTGCTGGAACGCTGCGCGATCGCCGTGAACCACGACTTCGCGGTCGACGACACGGTCCTGGGCGACCGGGACGAGATCGCCGTCATTCCGCCGGTCAGCGGCGGGTAA
- a CDS encoding TIGR02996 domain-containing protein, with amino-acid sequence MSDHDALLAAVLANPEDDLPRLVFADHLEESGHPANVARAQYIRLQIEAATHPEDSTARHELTVRAAAFRGSFVDEADAILAKSTVGGHVYRYRGFLDEIHTYPRAIAAVGNVLLAVAPLRVLRLANFSKEAGWPENATFLGRLAVLKFGPGAFGYGTSEETIRQQMMDFLTSPNLAGIRVLDLGRNGLNDAAAVSLFAQFADLPCAPGLHVLNLATNSFTDAAANTIAAARGVDNLHKLKLIGNRITRAGIAVLRRRFGDRVEF; translated from the coding sequence ATGTCCGACCACGACGCCCTCTTGGCCGCCGTCCTCGCGAACCCCGAGGACGACCTGCCGCGGCTAGTGTTCGCCGACCACCTGGAGGAATCCGGGCACCCCGCGAACGTCGCCCGGGCCCAGTACATTCGCCTGCAAATCGAAGCCGCCACCCACCCCGAGGATTCGACCGCGCGCCACGAGTTGACCGTCCGGGCCGCCGCCTTCCGCGGGTCGTTCGTGGACGAGGCGGACGCGATCCTGGCCAAGTCGACCGTCGGCGGCCACGTCTATCGCTACCGCGGGTTTTTGGACGAAATCCACACCTACCCGCGGGCCATCGCCGCGGTCGGAAACGTGCTGCTTGCGGTCGCCCCCCTGCGGGTTCTCCGGCTCGCCAACTTCTCGAAAGAGGCCGGGTGGCCCGAAAACGCGACGTTCCTGGGCCGGCTGGCGGTGCTAAAGTTCGGCCCCGGGGCGTTCGGGTACGGCACGAGCGAGGAAACGATTCGCCAACAGATGATGGACTTCTTGACCTCTCCGAACCTGGCCGGCATACGTGTTCTGGACTTGGGCCGGAACGGTCTCAACGACGCAGCCGCAGTCTCGCTGTTCGCGCAATTTGCCGACCTCCCGTGCGCGCCGGGGTTGCACGTTCTCAACCTCGCGACGAACTCGTTCACCGATGCCGCCGCCAACACGATCGCCGCCGCCCGCGGCGTAGACAACTTGCACAAGCTGAAACTGATCGGAAATCGGATCACGCGGGCCGGCATCGCCGTCCTCCGCCGGCGGTTCGGCGACCGCGTGGAATTCTGA
- the moaA gene encoding GTP 3',8-cyclase MoaA, protein MSTHFPLPLVTDPPLVVPTAGSPADERGPLVDTFGRVHNNLRISVTDRCNLRCTYCMPEDVVFRDRDELLTFEEITRFVTVAARLGVDKVRLTGGEPLLRRDLPALARMIVAVPGIRDVGLTTNGILLARQARDLYAAGLRRLNVSLDTLDPGRFRELTRRDGVDRVVEGLLAAKAAGFAPIKVNAVAIRGFVERDAAPLARFCREHGFEMRFIEYMPIGAEAWERAKLVPAQELLTLLAREVAPLAPAPGHDPRDPALAFDYADGGGRVGVIASVTRPFCGSCNRVRLTAEGKLRNCLFALNEVDVKPLLRGPAPDDARLAAVIRASVAAKWAGHQIGSAAFVKPDRTMHAIGG, encoded by the coding sequence GTGAGTACCCACTTCCCGCTCCCGCTCGTGACCGACCCGCCCCTCGTGGTGCCGACCGCCGGCTCGCCCGCGGACGAGCGAGGCCCGCTCGTCGACACCTTCGGCCGCGTCCACAACAATCTGCGGATCAGCGTCACCGACCGATGCAACCTGCGCTGCACCTATTGCATGCCCGAAGACGTGGTCTTCCGCGACCGGGACGAACTGCTTACGTTCGAGGAGATCACGCGGTTCGTGACCGTGGCCGCCCGCCTCGGGGTCGACAAGGTCCGGCTCACCGGCGGCGAACCGCTGCTGCGGCGAGACCTGCCCGCACTCGCCCGCATGATCGTGGCCGTCCCGGGCATCCGCGACGTGGGACTGACGACGAACGGCATCCTCCTCGCGCGGCAGGCCCGCGACCTCTACGCCGCGGGACTCCGACGGCTGAACGTCTCGCTCGACACGCTCGACCCGGGCCGGTTCCGCGAGCTGACCCGGCGAGACGGCGTCGATCGGGTAGTCGAAGGGCTACTCGCTGCGAAGGCGGCCGGGTTCGCGCCGATCAAGGTGAACGCCGTCGCGATCCGCGGGTTCGTCGAACGCGACGCGGCTCCGCTTGCGCGGTTCTGCCGCGAGCACGGGTTCGAGATGCGGTTCATCGAGTACATGCCGATCGGCGCGGAGGCGTGGGAGCGGGCCAAGCTGGTCCCCGCCCAGGAACTACTCACGCTGCTCGCCCGCGAAGTCGCCCCGCTCGCCCCGGCCCCGGGCCACGACCCCCGCGACCCGGCGCTGGCGTTCGACTACGCGGACGGTGGCGGACGGGTTGGGGTGATCGCGTCCGTGACGCGCCCGTTCTGCGGGAGTTGTAACCGCGTCCGGCTGACGGCCGAGGGGAAGCTGCGGAACTGCCTGTTCGCGCTGAACGAGGTCGATGTGAAGCCGCTCCTCCGCGGCCCTGCTCCGGACGACGCGCGGCTGGCCGCGGTGATTCGGGCGAGTGTGGCGGCGAAGTGGGCCGGCCACCAGATCGGTAGCGCCGCCTTCGTGAAACCCGACCGCACCATGCACGCGATCGGCGGGTGA
- a CDS encoding molybdenum cofactor biosynthesis protein MoaE, with protein sequence MIRLTRDPIDYHALTEAVRSPRCGAVALFLGTVRELTGDQLTVFLDYDAYPLMAEKKLAEIEATVRDRWPVGDVAMVHRLGRLGVGEVSVAVAVSCPHRAAAFEACRYAIDALKELVPIWKKENAPDGRAEWQHPGEPGAPHPGRHEGAS encoded by the coding sequence ATGATCCGCCTCACGCGCGACCCGATCGATTACCACGCCCTGACCGAAGCCGTCCGCTCGCCGCGGTGCGGGGCCGTCGCGCTCTTCCTCGGCACAGTCCGCGAACTGACCGGCGACCAGCTGACCGTGTTTCTCGATTACGACGCCTACCCGCTGATGGCCGAGAAGAAGCTCGCCGAGATCGAGGCGACCGTCCGCGACCGCTGGCCGGTCGGCGACGTGGCGATGGTCCACCGACTGGGCCGGTTGGGCGTGGGCGAGGTGAGCGTCGCGGTCGCCGTGAGCTGCCCGCACCGGGCGGCCGCATTCGAGGCGTGCCGGTACGCGATCGACGCCCTCAAGGAACTCGTCCCGATCTGGAAGAAGGAGAACGCCCCCGACGGCCGCGCGGAATGGCAACACCCGGGCGAACCCGGCGCGCCGCACCCCGGCCGGCACGAGGGCGCCTCGTGA